In Nematostella vectensis chromosome 11, jaNemVect1.1, whole genome shotgun sequence, a genomic segment contains:
- the LOC5505944 gene encoding elongator complex protein 6 — MFPGLNALLECSDSSPPKNKFFLVSEKNNDGSFFIHHFLNLYFKGGFRICFIALAQSFAHYSSVAQKLGANLNAALGKGQLVYIDGLKLISHSLDAQTDENETDNGNPFYGIRNGDFTLQQLYKQVQKSFEGVQGPCLLLVDDLSILLSLGVTASKVHDFAHYCMVLMCYSSKKIYGCFVCLVACDSEDDDDSVLLWKQLCHMAHVEAHITSLSSGYCKDVHGQIVLTRREPNKLSTQGYTKTTSQYKIQDRMVTFFAPGTSKAVL; from the exons ATGTTTCCCGGACTTAATGCATTGCTAGAATGCAGTGACAGTTCTCCACCAAAG AACAAATTCTTCCTGGTGTCAGAAAAGAACAACGATGGAAGCTTCTTCATTCACCACTTCTTGAACTTATATTTTAAAG GAGGATTTAGAATATGCTTCATAGCCTTGGCACAGTCCTTTGCACACTATTCTAGTGTGGCACAAAAGCTG GGAGCTAATCTTAATGCAGCATTGGGCAAAGGACAGCTGGTCTATATCGATGGACTCAAGTTAATATCACACTCACTTGATGCACAAACAGATGAGAATGAAACAGACAATGGAAATCCCTTCTATGGTATTAG GAATGGTGATTTTACCCTTCAGCAGCTATATAAACAGGTCCAGAAATCCTTTGAGGGAGTCCAAGGTCCCTGTCTTCTATTAGTTGATGACTTGAGTATTCTGCTTTCCCTTGGGGTCACTGCGAGTAAAGTACATGACTTTGCTCATTATTGTATGGTATTAATGTGCTACTCTTCTAAAAAG ATTTATGGCTGCTTTGTGTGCCTGGTTGCATGCGAcagtgaagatgatgatgattctgTATTACTATGGAAACAGCTCTGTCACATGGCTCATGTTGAGGCTCACATCACCAGCCTGAGTAGCGGCTATTGTAAAGATGTTCATGGTCAG attGTTTTAACCCGAAGGGAACCAAATAAGCTCTCAACTCAAGGATACACTAAAACAACAAGCCAATACAAGATACAGGACAGAATGGTCACCTTTTTTGCTCCTGGAACCTCAAAGGCTGTCTTATGA
- the LOC5505930 gene encoding putative acyl-CoA synthetase YngI, with protein sequence MPKPLSYYHQPYEAPLEHRTLFQLLDHHASKFPNKEAIIYRDENNNRKSLTFQEYRDQSRVLAAKLTELGLRRGHLVLALLPSEMEFAIVQMALGRIGAVFMALEKDDDLTVTNLRDQIHCVFYSVDSDEMRDAIPKAVELDQFKAAVYIGSHITPPNMSKIYDYHALFLQEQTSDYLVLDQAGAEVKMEDPFVVLFTSGSTGRPKPIMYTNHGFVNGAIVTQHLYHTSQDAIIFSDSPLDWITGFGFGLAMVPLLGATLVMFPPNLSVKGHVTLTILEIIEEEKCTHGILLSYLLIDMTLCPEISRFDVSNLKSILTGGQLMDKALMKKVLDTSLMKKVLDMSLLTLAMVLLRRTTLRGRR encoded by the coding sequence ATGCCCAAGCCTTTGAGTTACTATCACCAGCCCTACGAGGCCCCTCTAGAACACAGGACCCTTTTCCAACTCCTAGACCATCATGCTTCTaaatttccaaataaggagGCGATCATCTACCGAGACGAGAACAACAACCGAAAATCGCTGACTTTCCAAGAATACAGGGATCAGTCCAGGGTTCTTGCAGCCAAATTGACGGAGTTAGGACTAAGGCGAGGTCACTTGGTTCTCGCCCTGTTGCCCAGTGAAATGGAGTTCGCTATCGTCCAAATGGCGCTTGGGCGGATTGGGGCTGTTTTCATGGCGCTCGAAAAAGACGATGACTTAACAGTCACAAATCTAAGGGATCAAATTCACTGCGTCTTTTATTCAGTTGACAGCGATGAGATGCGAGATGCAATACCTAAGGCAGTAGAACTAGATCAATTCAAAGCGGCTGTTTACATTGGGTCCCATATCACACCACCAAATATGTCAAAGATCTACGATTACCACGCGCTTTTTTTACAGGAGCAAACAAGCGATTACTTAGTCCTAGACCAAGCCGGAGCGGAAGTGAAAATGGAGGAtccttttgttgtcctttttacTTCCGGTAGCACAGGGAGACCAAAACCGATAATGTACACCAATCATGGGTTCGTGAATGGGGCAATCGTGACTCAGCATCTTTACCATACCAGTCAGGACGCTATCATTTTTAGCGATTCACCGCTGGACTGGATAACGGGCTTCGGCTTTGGCCTGGCTATGGTGCCGCTTCTTGGAGCAACGCTTGTCATGTTTCCGCCAAATCTGTCAGTCAAAGGACACGTTACCCTAACGATTTTGGAAATCATTGAGGAAGAGAAATGCACTCATGGCATACTTTTGTCTTACCTTTTGATTGACATGACGTTATGCCCAGAAATCTCGAGGTTTGATGTGAGCAATCTCAAGTCCATTCTGACTGGAGGTCAGCTCATGGATAAAGCTCTGATGAAGAAAGTCCTGGATACGTCTCTGATGAAGAAAGTCCTGGATATGTCTCTATTAACCTTGGCTATGGTTCTACTGAGACGTACAACGTTGCGAGGCAGACGCTGA
- the LOC5505929 gene encoding F-box/WD repeat-containing protein 2, whose amino-acid sequence MADGNDKIFETWLQKFCDSFVKLTDTQKNCTIERLIPQCGPEQLRLLSTKLEILVKRDFFKSLPLELGVHILKWLDVRSLCICCLVCKTWNKVISSCHDVWHTACERLGFASLQEKEKDIHWKRVYAKGMKRVQGLQDKGAFKVSYLFGHTARVFALSCRGNLMATGSDDRSVRLWDIQSGHCLHVLSTHTCADILFDNAHVLTASFDNTVGLWEWQTGQQLQCYHGHTGAVFCVDWCERLDLIVSGSADTTIKSWGWSSGACLMTRYGHSDWVIKVMLMSSAVNSLTHDKGEVVLLSMDKKSIKVWSLEEAEPCATLFSNDDNISLHPRLQFDGRFITCASEAGIHLWNFENLQLVRLFEDSPAKWLVEYGELFTLLLDASNLHITRTQSQRTITSFPLPPFRRSVRGSNFTSGFSDWLNSLNPVIQDKLVFAASMPDHSILLLKFSEVT is encoded by the exons atggcggATGGAAATGACAAGATATTCGAGACGTGGTTGCAGAAATTTTGCGATTCCTTTGTAAAATTAACAGACACTCAGAAAAACTGTACAATTGAGAGACTCATACCACAATGTGGACCAGAGCAATTGAGACTTTTATCCACGAAGCTCGAAATTCTTGTGAAAAGGGACTTTTTCAAAAGCCTACCACTAGAGTTGGGCGTCCATATTTTAAAATGGCTTGACGTCCGTTCGCTGTGTATTTGTTGTCTTGTGTGCAAAACATGGAATAAGGTGATAAGCAGCTGTCACGACGTGTGGCACACGGCATGTGAGCGTCTTGGGTTCGCTTCACttcaagaaaaggaaaaagacaTTCACTGGAAGCGCGTTTATGCAAAGGGCATGAAACGGGTGCAAGGCTTGCAGGATAAAGGCGCGTTTAAGGTGTCTTATTTATTTGGACATACTGCGAGGGTATTTGCTCTTTCATGTCGGGGTAATTTAATGGCTACAG GTTCAGATGATAGATCAGTACGCCTATGGGATATTCAATCTGGTCACTGCCTGCACGTTCTCTCTACCCACACCTGTGCCGACATCCTTTTTGACAATGCCCATGTCCTGACTGCTTCCTTTGATAACACTGTGGGATTATGGGAATGGCAGACTGGTCAACAGTTGCAGTGTTACCATGGTCACACAGGAGCAG TGTTTTGTGTTGACTGGTGTGAAAGGCTGGATCTGATTGTGTCTGGGTCAGCAGATACCACCATTAAATCCTGGGGCTGGTCCTCAGGAGCTTGTCTCATGACAAGATATGGCCATTCTGATTGGGTAATCAAG GTTATGCTTATGAGTTCAGCTGTAAACTCTTTGACTCATGACAAGGGTGAGGTTGTCCTGCTAAGCATGGATAAAAAGTCCATAAAG GTGTGGTCACTGGAAGAAGCTGAGCCTTGTGCGACTCTTTTCTCTAATGATGACAACATCAGTCTCCACCCGCGTCTCCAGTTTGATGGCCGGTTTATCACATGTGCCTCTGAGGCTGGCATTCATCTATGGAACTTTGAGAACTTACAGCTTGTGAG GTTGTTTGAAGATTCACCTGCCAAATGGCTTGTGGAATATGGAGAATTATTCACCCTACTCTTAGATGCCAGCAACTTACACATAACACGGACACAAAGCCAACGGACTATTACGTCATTTCCGCTTCCGCCTTTCCGACGTTCAGTGAGAGGATCCAACTTTACTTCTGGcttctctgattggctgaacAGTCTAAATCCCGTCATTCAGGACAAACTCGTTTTTGCTGCAAGCATGCCAGACCATAGTATTCTTCTGCTGAAATTCAGTGAGGTTACGTAA